One genomic segment of Suricata suricatta isolate VVHF042 chromosome 16, meerkat_22Aug2017_6uvM2_HiC, whole genome shotgun sequence includes these proteins:
- the ZNF784 gene encoding zinc finger protein 784, which translates to MAATRPEPPSPSSAAPEPRSPETPDLVLVPDDGRPTTPPSDLIEIQVVKVTDTTLVPEPPEPGSLHCALCPAAFRLVSELLFHEHGHLAGAEGGGQGGDPSRCHVCGHSCPGPASLRAHYSLHTGERPYRCALCPRAFKALAPLLRHQHRHGVEPGTSRRPPEAAAAREQRPGVPQERSEVVMAAAAAGAAVGKPFACRFCAKPFRRSSDMRDHERVHTGERPYHCGICGKGFTQSSVLSGHARIHTGERPFRCALCDRTFNNSSNFRKHQRTHFHGPGPGAGDSGSQLASGAEGPGSGCGAGDSLEEGQGEMAKVKVEVDQ; encoded by the exons atggctgccacgCGCCCGGAGCCCCCGAGTCCGAGCTCAGCGGCCCCGGAGCCGCGATCCCCGGAGACGCCGGACCTG GTCCTGGTGCCAGATGATGGCCGCCCCACCACACCCCCGAGTGACCTCATCGAGATCCAGGTGGTGAAGGTGACAGACACCACGCTGGTACCTGAGCCCCCGGAGCCAGGCTCCCTCCACTGTGCCTTGTGCCCAGCTGCCTTCCGGCTGGTCTCTGAGCTGCTGTTCCACGAACATGGCCACCTGGCGGGCGCTGAGGGCGGCGGGCAGGGTGGGGACCCCAGCCGGTGTCATGTGTGTGGCCACAGCTGTCCGGGCCCCGCCAGCCTCCGCGCCCACTACAGCCTGCACACGGGGGAGCGGCCCTACCGCTGCGCCCTCTGCCCCCGGGCCTTCAAGGCCCTGGCGCCTCTGCTGCGGCACCAGCACCGACACGGGGTGGAGCCGGGGACCTCTCGGAGGCCTCCGGAGGCGGCGGCGGCTCGTGAACAGAGGCCCGGGGTGCCCCAGGAGAGGTCAGAGGTGGtgatggcggcggcggcggcgggcgcgGCGGTGGGGAAGCCTTTCGCCTGCAGGTTCTGCGCCAAGCCGTTCCGCCGCTCGTCAGACATGCGCGACCACGAGCGGGTGCACACGGGCGAGCGGCCCTACCACTGCGGCATCTGCGGCAAGGGCTTCACCCAGTCCTCGGTGCTGAGCGGCCACGCGCGCATCCACACCGGGGAGCGCCCCTTCCGCTGCGCCCTGTGCGATCGCACTTTCAACAACTCCTCTAACTTCCGCAAACACCAGCGCACGCACTTCCACGGGCCGGGACCGGGGGCGGGGGACTCTGGCAGCCAGCTGGCCTCCGGGGCAGAGGGGCCAGGGAGTGGCTGTGGGGCCGGAGACAGTCTGGAAGAAGGGCAAGGGGAGATGGCAAAGGTGAAGGTGGAGGTTGACCAGTAG